In a genomic window of Brettanomyces nanus chromosome 1, complete sequence:
- the MPC3 gene encoding Mitochondrial pyruvate carrier subunit (BUSCO:EOG09344KQV), protein MSSAFRAFLNSPTGPRTVHFWAPMMKWGLVMAGAGEMVRPVEKVSATQQLSLFATGVIWTRWACIIKPKNYLLASVNFFLGGVASAQIIRIYSWRRSLGETPNQIFKYMFDLKDKPKVKQPAAEVAAEAETHPKV, encoded by the exons ATGTCATCAGCATTCCGTGCATTTCTGAATTCTCCTACAGGCCCTCGTACGGTGCATTTCTGG GCCCCTATGATGAAATGGGGTTTGGTTATGGCCGGTGCGGGAGAAATGGTCCGTCCTGTCGAGAAAGTTTCCGCTACCCAGCAATTGTCTCTTTTTGCTACTGGTGTTATTTGGACTAGATGGGCTTGTATTATTAAGCCTAAGAACTACTTGTTGGCTTctgtcaacttctttttgggAGGTGTTGCAAGTGCCCAGATAATTAGAATATATTCGTGGAGAAGGTCTCTTGGAGAGACTCCTAACCAGATTTTCAAGTATATGTttgatttgaaggataagCCTAAGGTTAAGCAGCCTGCTGCAGAGGTTGCTGCCGAGGCAGAGACTCACCCAAAGGTTTGA
- a CDS encoding uncharacterized protein (BUSCO:EOG09342GQO), whose protein sequence is MPPPAPTYSLDVPSYISIEYPLRVNNVSRAIDMVGGSSQISECFIDPEMDLQLKLRPDDPYSHPINSAKIISDENVLFKLRVPKKILANHIGDVRGALEECESKGRDYTVEPVGLLGKTYRFRTLADFQKLSRDSKFTHQFDASLNTGDFGEIKQFSNSIRSDFVANQHYDNRNMDIPPLVRYARADVPFNYRYTGNLLLDESGKWQNKAVKLHTIFVDWGREPPQTFDPVLQEEYDKAVRDYSTLKDTLPTRLADESPVYYFLECIKLLRKLFDMKPIWLRRHVHWMLPEKFRTQLRYALPYVAYTTTKGPWRQSFIRFGYDPAKESSAAPFQVEAFRSNRNHVTDSQVQRMVDNGEDVYIIPETLYQYLDEFSDTNSELNKLQIGKVPRQFFFDGENPTSVVSFQIGDIMDEDVKQILRGATISDACHEGSGWYDWVTICRLRAVVKYKLGCINEGRAVSEPRVVELSQRTQFSKNQYAHIKPESQGEDGEEEGEEEVEAEETEEGEVENEADDESQTEDDKSSEKDDIIRRLEMFNPESKNLLEELHGLIKQEDVMDVEWKGQ, encoded by the coding sequence ATGCCTCCTCCTGCCCCCACATATAGCTTAGATGTGCCCAGCTACATCAGCATCGAATATCCCCTTCGTGTTAATAATGTTTCTCGAGCAATTGACATGGTGGGCGGCTCCAGTCAAATTAGTGAGTGTTTCATTGACCCAGAAATGGACCTTCAACTCAAATTGAGACCGGACGATCCTTATTCGCATCCAATCAACTCGGCCAAGATCATCTCGGATGAGAATGTTTTGTTTAAGCTTCGTGTTCCCAAGAAAATTCTGGCCAATCATATTGGAGACGTTCGTGGTGCACTAGAGGAATGCGAATCTAAGGGTAGGGACTATACGGTAGAACCAGTGGGTCTTCTCGGGAAAACGTACCGATTTAGGACGTTGGCAGACTTTCAGAAGTTGTCTCGAGACTCAAAATTCACTCACCAGTTTGACGCGTCGCTTAATACAGGCGATTTTGGCGAGATCAAGCAGTTCTCCAACTCAATCAGATCGGACTTCGTTGCAAATCAGCACTACGACAACAGAAATATGGATATTCCCCCATTAGTTCGATACGCAAGGGCAGATGTTCCATTTAACTATAGATACACGGGAAACTTGCTTCTTGATGAAAGCGGAAAATGGCAAAACAAAGCTGTCAAACTTCATACGATTTTCGTTGACTGGGGTAGAGAACCGCCGCAAACATTCGACCCAGTTCTTCAGGAAGAATACGACAAAGCTGTGCGCGACTATAGCACCTTGAAAGATACCCTGCCTACACGTTTAGCGGACGAATCTCCCGTGTATTACTTCCTTGAATGTATCAAGCTACTACGGAAGCTATTCGATATGAAGCCAATTTGGCTAAGAAGACATGTTCATTGGATGCTTCCGGAGAAGTTTCGGACCCAATTGAGATATGCTCTTCCATATGTGGCATATACTACGACGAAAGGTCCTTGGAGACAATCGTTCATCAGATTTGGATACGATCCTGCCAAAGAGTCAAGTGCCGCTCCATTTCAAGTGGAAGCTTTCCGCAGTAACCGGAACCACGTTACAGACAGCCAGGTGCAACGTATGGTGGATAACGGTGAGGATGTATACATTATTCCAGAGACTTTATATCAGTATCTTGACGAGTTCAGCGACACGAACTCGGAATTGAACAAGCTACAGATTGGTAAGGTTCCCCGGcaattcttttttgatGGTGAAAACCCTACATCGGTAGTGTCGTTTCAAATCGGTGATATTATGGACGAAGATGTAAAGCAAATACTCAGAGGAGCTACTATTAGTGATGCATGTCATGAAGGATCTGGTTGGTACGATTGGGTGACTATATGCAGATTACGAGCAGTTGTCAAGTACAAATTGGGATGCATTAATGAGGGAAGAGCCGTTTCAGAGCCTCGTGTGGTTGAATTGTCCCAGAGAACGCAGTTTTCTAAGAATCAGTACGCACATATCAAGCCTGAGAGTCAAGGGGAGGACGGGGAGGAGGAGGGCGAGGAAGAggttgaagcagaagagacggaggaaggagaagtaGAAAACGAGGCGGATGATGAGTCTCAAACTGAGGACGATAAGTCAtcagagaaagatgatatcatcagGAGACTTGAGATGTTTAATCCTGAAAGTAAGAATCTACTTGAAGAACTACATGGGTTGATTAAACAGGAAGATGTAATGGATGTTGAATGGAAAGGGCAGTGA
- a CDS encoding uncharacterized protein (BUSCO:EOG09340WUQ), translating to MDTFNETNVWGDSSLKRSTDLPRDHIGGHTGELPGTLTEDLDGQITDTANANANANADSDSYADPNAADSNPFTDYNDHDQSNDTKMMEEVDFRADFDDGRGTESRMHDAGAEAEAESEAQSEGRADADDIDEFKIQNELAATMQSLAVKADTYDDASAQNDAVASVDAAATSRRLLSSLTESDPVHIDEIVLPGADETLFRGQNDQGGPLDVLAMTDDSSEPLKSPNTIKNDSSERSLVSPNKKKTLLRRPRRVKSGVDTRHTDEVNIDPLTALQKAKTISKDAVETAKFAVSSRTNLIASLNKPLFQLDRQTVVPKGEETANSSLKSPQGKPTQELPSYSFDITVGDPIKVGEITNAHVVYTISTESDSPMLRTPQIEVTRRYRDFLWLYHQLLNNHLGYIIPPPPEKQVYGRFDDRFIENRRIALERMLSKISERPVFQNDPDFILFLQSAEFSEESHDREHAIKHGRDDDSPLFDDNTGSGSSPGSFFSSLMGLNMPKFVETDNFILERQNYTENLSNQLGSLSKSLDFILEKREELIRTQGELVKLISSLADIEVNSEVTELMTNFEELQKKIEQLMERSNLSQIMTIGATIDEYIRVIGSIRNCFENRFKLCSCVVNLEYQQSKKQKQLERVRANNHNQTDKLEKYEKELQAFDATLAKQQRFRDEFTRVLKSELARFEFEKVKEFKNVIEIYWEGLIESQKELIELWESFYSEIESK from the coding sequence ATGGATACCTTCAATGAAACTAACGTTTGGGGAGACTCATCACTGAAACGTTCTACAGATTTGCCCAGAGACCATATAGGGGGGCATACTGGGGAGCTTCCCGGCACACTTACTGAGGATCTAGATGGACAGATTACCGACACGGCCAACGCGAACGCGAACGCCAATGCCGATTCCGACTCCTACGCAGATCCAAATGCCGCAGATTCAAACCCTTTTACGGATTACAATGACCATGATCAGTCCAATGACACAAAGATGATGGAAGAGGTTGATTTCAGAGCTGATTTTGACGATGGAAGAGGAACGGAAAGTAGGATGCACGACGCAGGTGCTGAGGCTGAGGCTGAGTCCGAGGCTCAGTCTGAGGGCAGGGCAGATGCTGACGACATCGATGAATTCAAGATCCAGAACGAATTGGCGGCCACTATGCAGTCTCTTGCTGTGAAGGCAGATACTTACGACGATGCAAGTGCTCAGAACGATGCCGTGGCTTCTGTGGACGCTGCTGCCACTTCTCGGCGTCTTCTGTCGTCTCTCACGGAGTCTGATCCTGTTCATATCGACGAAATTGTTCTTCCTGGGGCTGACGAGACTCTTTTCCGTGGCCAAAATGACCAGGGAGGCCCGTTGGATGTTCTTGCCATGACTGACGACTCTTCGGAACCTCTAAAAAGTCCTAACACAATCAAGAACGACTCGTCGGAACGATCATTGGTGTCGCCtaacaagaaaaagacacTGCTAAGACGACCTCGTAGAGTTAAAAGCGGAGTAGATACTCGTCATACTGATGAGGTTAACATTGATCCACTAACTGCCTTACAGAAGGCCAAGACGATCAGTAAAGATGCTGTGGAAACCGCAAAATTTGCCGTCTCATCACGTACTAATCTCATTGCATCACTGAATAAGCCTCTTTTCCAGCTGGATAGGCAGACGGTTGTTCCTAAGGGTGAAGAAACGGCTAATTCAAGTCTCAAATCCCCCCAGGGTAAACCTACACAGGAGCTACCCTCTTACAGCTTCGATATTACCGTGGGTGACCCTATCAAAGTGGGAGAAATTACAAATGCTCATGTCGTTTACACTATAAGTACTGAATCGGATTCACCGATGCTGAGAACTCCTCAAATAGAAGTTACACGACGTTATAGAGATTTTCTATGGCTTTATCATCAATTACTCAACAATCATCTTGGTTATATAATTCCTCCACCTCCTGAAAAACAGGTTTATGGTAGATTTGATGATAGGTTTATAGAAAATAGGCGTATTGCCTTGGAGAGGATGCTCAGCAAGATCTCTGAAAGACCAGTCTTTCAAAACGATCCTGATTTCATCTTATTTTTACAGAGTGCCGAGTTTTCCGAGGAATCGCATGACCGTGAGCATGCGATCAAGCATGGTAGGGATGACGATTCTCCACTGTTTGACGACAATACCGGCAGTGGTTCGAGCCCTGGCAGCTTTTTCAGCTCTTTAATGGGACTAAACATGCCGAAGTTTGTGGAAACAGATAATTTCATTCTCGAGAGACAGAACTATACTGAGAACTTGAGTAATCAACTTGGGTCCTTGTCAAAAAGTTTGGATTtcattcttgaaaagagagaagaactCATCCGAACACAAGGTGAATTGGTCAAGTTGATCAGCAGTCTTGCGGATATCGAGGTGAATAGTGAAGTTACAGAATTGATGACgaattttgaagaattgcagaagaaaatagagCAATtaatggaaagaagcaacTTATCTCAAATTATGACAATAGGTGCAACTATCGATGAATATATTAGGGTGATAGGGTCGATTCGCAACTGTTTCGAGAACAGATTCAAGCTGTGCAGCTGTGTAGTGAATCTGGAGTATCAGCAAAGCaaaaagcagaagcagttgGAGAGAGTAAGAGCAAACAATCATAATCAGACAGATAAGCTGGAGAAATATGAGAAAGAGCTACAGGCTTTTGATGCCACTTTGGCCAAGCAGCAACGATTTAGGGATGAGTTTACCAGGGTTTTGAAGTCGGAATTGGCCAGATTCGAGTTTGAAAAAGTCAAGGAGTTCAAGAACGTTATAGAAATTTATTGGGAAGGGTTGATTGAGAGTCAGAAGGAGTTGATCGAGCTCTGGGAGAGTTTTTATAGTGAAATCGAGTCTAAGTAG
- a CDS encoding uncharacterized protein (EggNog:ENOG41), with translation MVRRSSRKNKGINRSLKALENFEIEEAKGRNKAKVTDSSVRCLPCGTTDDNYDEQNDSRMMIQCDKCRTWQHVICMFQTDDEKVIPEEYYCNVCDPINKIYKGMKGEENVEKDQQVEAQGEVKAQGEVEAQGEVEAQGEVEAQGEDTSDGAFDEESNKHPVKRRKTKANAKAFNTNKTRESVVKQFARKFATKVSSLDQSLVNEGCSKRWADEMEGSLYDAYPPVGGQSVSDEYMKKTRTLLFNLGKTNLMDKIVKSSFDFTKIVRLTPEEMMRDDYKELANEVKKQSMSQTILPNTDEKVRIRRTHRGEEIIENTEFGQKSMEDTRLEEIDKLREEKEKREKEEKEKQLEELGMLGIEEEPSTVAHVEFNLDVNGSEAEEEAEEGIDGDGVDDSDGARDSISRVNDDDFDKILEKGGSRTATASTKKGKDQEEQRKSPPIVDDIDYDPLDTVQLEFTVWRGSIEFPGIGLVKVKSVFRCSTAKVSKNELLLTTKRIFGDFTMGSQGLFNAGRLSASTADEYLNKVIQSRDFYMCEMIPDNEGVVDSPVDEQANMFKYMEVWNYFRNLHKYGVVDGKPDYVKDSYVLCFSREQLLNGDIPAFLDYFERDSLFHEMEKEQSIEKEEQKELKDKKMYILFVARKKLTQALKESSGNKFNEPLQSIMKQLAS, from the coding sequence ATGGTTCGGCGATCTAGCAGAAAAAACAAGGGAATCAACAGAAGCCTTAAAGCCCTGgaaaattttgaaatcGAAGAGGCCAAAGGGAGAAACAAAGCCAAAGTTACTGATAGCAGCGTTCGATGCTTACCTTGTGGTACAACAGATGACAACTATGATGAGCAAAACGATTCTAGAATGATGATACAGTGTGATAAATGTAGGACGTGGCAGCACGTGATCTGTATGTTTCagactgatgatgagaaggtTATTCCAGAAGAGTATTATTGTAATGTCTGTGATCCCATCAACAAGATATACAAGGGTATGAAGGGAGAAGAAAACGTTGAAAAGGATCAGCAAGTGGAAGCTCAGGGTGAAGTGAAAGCTCAGGGTGAAGTGGAAGCTCAGGGTGAAGTGGAGGCTCAGGGTGAAGTGGAAGCTCAAGGTGAAGATACTTCTGATGGGGCCTTTGACGAAGAATCAAATAAACATCCTGTTAAGCGAAGAAAGACAAAGGCTAATGCCAAGGCGTTTAATACTAACAAGACACGAGAATCCGTGGTGAAACAGTTTGCACGTAAATTTGCGACAAAGGTTTCAAGTCTGGACCAATCGCTAGTTAACGAAGGGTGTTCAAAACGATGGGCCGATGAGATGGAGGGTTCATTATACGATGCCTATCCCCCAGTGGGAGGGCAGAGTGTATCAGACGAATATATGAAAAAGACGAGGACGCTTTTATTTAACTTAGGAAAGACTAATTTGATGGATAAAATAGTGAAGAGCAGTTTTGACTTTACTAAAATAGTACGACTAACACCTgaggagatgatgaggGATGATTACAAGGAGCTTGCAAATGAGGTGAAAAAGCAGTCGATGAGTCAGACGATTTTGCCAAACACAGATGAAAAGGTGAGAATTAGAAGGACTCATCGTGGCGAAGAGATTATAGAGAACACTGAGTTTGGTCAGAAATCTATGGAGGATACCAGattggaagagatcgaCAAGCTTCgagaggagaaggagaaaagggaaaaagaggagaaagagaagcagtTAGAAGAGCTGGGTATGCTTGGTATCGAAGAGGAGCCGTCCACAGTGGCTCATGTTGAGTTTAACTTGGATGTTAATGGGAGTGAAGCCGAAGAGGAGGCTGAAGAAGGGATTGACGGCGACGGTGTTGATGATAGTGATGGAGCACGTGATAGTATTTCACGTGTGAACGACGATGATTTTGACAAGATTCTCGAAAAGGGTGGATCTAGGACGGCTACGGCGAGTACAAAAAAGGGGAAGgaccaagaagagcaaCGGAAGTCCCCTCCAATCGTTGATGACATTGATTATGATCCACTTGATACAGTCCAATTAGAATTTACGGTATGGAGGGGGAGTATTGAATTTCCGGGAATCGGCTTGGTAAAGGTGAAGAGCGTTTTCCGATGCTCGACAGCCAAAGTGTCGAAGAACGAGCTTCTTCTAACAACGAAGCGAATATTCGGCGACTTTACGATGGGATCTCAGGGTCTTTTCAATGCGGGAAGGCTTTCTGCGTCGACGGCAGACGAGTATCTGAATAAAGTGATACAGTCACGTGACTTTTACATGTGCGAGATGATACCAGATAACGAAGGGGTTGTTGATTCCCCGGTGGATGAACAGGCCAATATGTTTAAATACATGGAGGTGTGGAATTATTTCCGCAACTTGCACAAGTATGGAGTGGTTGATGGCAAGCCAGATTACGTTAAAGATAGCTACGTGCTGTGCTTCTCGCGAGAGCAGTTACTGAATGGTGACATCCCTGCATTTCTGGATTATTTCGAGAGAGATAGCTTGTTCCATGAGATGGAAAAGGAACAATCTatagaaaaggaagaacagaaagagttgaaagataaaaaaatgTATATACTATTTGTGGCCCGCAAGAAGTTGACTCAAGCACTCAAAGAGAGCAGTGGCAACAAATTCAACGAGCCCCTGCAAAGCATAATGAAGCAGCTAGCCAGCTAA
- a CDS encoding uncharacterized protein (BUSCO:EOG09344G38), whose amino-acid sequence MAAESSIKTTNWRLVELGRIVLVENKLAAIVEIIDQKRALIDGPAIARQAIGFSKLTLTPLVLARLPRGSRTSTVTRKWAAADIDAKWTKSAWAKKIVQKQKRAQLTDFERFQVMVLKKQRNYAVKKALAKA is encoded by the coding sequence ATGGCTGCTGAATCTAGTATTAAGACTACCAACTGGAGACTGGTTGAATTGGGAAGAATCGTTTTGGTCGAGAACAAATTGGCTGCGATTGTTGAGATTATTGACCAGAAGAGGGCTTTAATCGATGGACCTGCTATCGCCAGACAAGCCATTGGTTTCAGTAAACTTACTTTGACTCCATTGGTGTTGGCCAGACTTCCAAGAGGTTCTAGAACTTCCACCGTTACTAGGAAGTgggctgctgctgatatCGATGCTAAGTGGACAAAGAGTGCTTGGGCCAAGAAGATCGTTcagaaacaaaagagaGCACAGCTTACAGACTTTGAGAGATTCCAGGTTAtggtgttgaagaagcagagaaacTATGCTGTCAAGAAGGCTTTGGCAAAGGCTTAA
- a CDS encoding uncharacterized protein (BUSCO:EOG09343HKB): MDRTALFQQCSRIYQEEFTRRDPSLKQRQVKTQSARPKGLSNGVIDDNGFSRSSQFVQTSQKLSSTIDELSRLLLAIQTDYLLWNSKTLTDLAKDEIDSTFKLQLSVLHKKLQTFQKSAQTLNESMQVTNGASLESLSRNLASMGEYGHYMQIVCDTVCQMRLNVVKALGIRLTKVSDSFVELSNRRRARKLEQDRSYLATNDIYSDISATTDYVADQGVTDSFRELDDSLEPQQLQQLTKENENLQIHLKNENLKSVTHMESSVIEISSMINEISLQLNLQNESINTLADYQDDILSNVNMGNKQLVKANERARNSGRNLSFMIMAISIILLMIDYIL, encoded by the coding sequence ATGGACAGAACAGCTCTTTTCCAGCAGTGTTCCCGCATTTATCAGGAGGAATTCACTCGCAGAGACCCATCGCTCAAACAGAGACAGGTCAAGACTCAATCCGCCCGGCCTAAAGGGCTTTCCAATGGAGTCATTGACGACAATGGTTTCAGCCGATCGTCACAATTCGTCCAGACATCGCAGAAACTCAGTTCGACCATTGACGAGCTCTCCAGATTACTACTGGCCATTCAAACTGACTACTTATTATGGAACTCCAAGACACTGACAGATCTGGCCAAGGACGAGATCGACTCCACGTTTAAGTTGCAGCTCAGCGTGCTACACAAAAAATTGCAGACCTTTCAGAAATCTGCTCAGACGCTTAACGAATCGATGCAAGTGACAAATGGTGCCTCTCTTGAGTCTTTGAGCCGTAACTTAGCCTCAATGGGTGAGTACGGCCATTATATGCAGATAGTATGTGATACCGTGTGCCAGATGCGACTCAATGTAGTCAAGGCATTGGGAATTCGGCTTACAAAGGTATCTGATTCATTTGTGGAGCTTAGCAATCGCCGAAGAGCTCGGAAATTGGAGCAGGACAGATCATACTTGGCTACTAATGATATTTATTCGGATATAAGCGCGACAACTGATTATGTCGCAGATCAAGGTGTCACTGATTCTTTTAGGGAGTTAGATGACTCCTTAGAGCCTCAGCAGCTTCAGCAACTTACTAAAGAGAACGagaatcttcaaattcatctcAAAAATGAGAACTTAAAGTCTGTGACTCACATGGAATCATCCGTTATAGAGATTTCTTCGATGATCAACGAGATATCGCTACAGCTCAACCTTCAGAACGAGTCTATCAATACATTGGCTGACTATCAGGATGATATACTTAGTAATGTCAATATGGGTAACAAGCAGTTGGTAAAGGCTAATGAGAGAGCCAGAAATTCAGGCCGAAACTTGAGTTTCATGATAATGGCCATCAGTATaatattgttgatgatagaTTATATACTATGA
- a CDS encoding uncharacterized protein (EggNog:ENOG41), giving the protein MASIHHNYDHFHDHDYDYDYDHDYDHDHDFDHDYDHDHDYDHVLGASSISVTSIDPLELNFDTANLLDDFIDPIAQSKSLQQMQSLTPPDFNDQLVYSSLSDNSPLSVTSASSENSAALASSYSPSSAYSTSKPPSTASSLNSIFSFFTDSQPSRAPDSFDLFSYTSPFKDEPAIASVETATTVSTEPAAISAPSTAFLPEFSDPFVSNSSTLSRATPPIVHKSPVLKSQSSSSSIDPYLFVSKTLNLNAGVSPDELTCDQGNLSLPALSHRKSLSTTVDKASALSAPVASPVKNHHGVHSINGKRISDSRLSLAQLAVVLNLGGKIEETSKREKQILAILRDELQFPLGEKTWIRDTPVNVRERLMDELYVRVQERFNYGYSQDTLSVVVRRASYYLMQGRLRRERRLYRKKNCEGTTLPGTCSESRSSSRPPGSSPEKAINLTH; this is encoded by the coding sequence ATGGCTTCTATACACCATAACTATGACCATTTCCATGACCATGACTATGATTATGACTATGACCATGACTATGACCATGACCATGACTTTGACCATGACTATGACCATGACCATGACTATGACCATGTCCTTGGTGCATCTTCTATTTCAGTGACATCCATTGACCCTCTGGAATTAAACTTTGATACCGCAAACTTGCTCGACGATTTTATTGACCCTATTGCTCAATCAAAATCGCTTCAACAGATGCAATCGCTTACTCCTCCGGATTTCAACGACCAGTTGGTCTATTCATCTCTCTCTGACAATTCTCCTCTATCTGTGACCTCCGCCTCTAGTGAGAATTCTGCAGCTCTCgcttcttcatattctcCTTCGTCCGCATACTCCACTTCCAAACCTCCTTCAACGGCAAGTTCCCTTAactcaatcttctcctttttcacAGATTCTCAACCTTCTCGTGCTCCAGATTCATTCGACCTTTTTTCCTACACTTCTCCCTTCAAGGATGAACCCGCAATTGCTTCCGTTGAAACTGCTACTACTGTTTCCACCGAGCCTGCTGCCATTTCTGCTCCTTCTACTGCATTTCTACCCGAGTTTTCAGACCCTTTCGTCTCCAATTCTTCGACTCTATCTCGGGCCACCCCTCCAATTGTTCACAAATCGCCCGTCCTTAAATCCCaatcttcctcatcatcaattgaCCCCTATTTATTTGTTTCCAAGACACTCAATTTGAATGCAGGTGTCTCTCCAGACGAGCTTACTTGTGATCAGGGAAACCTGAGTCTTCCTGCTCTCTCGCATAGAAAGTCCCTTTCGACTACAGTGGATAAAGCTTCAGCACTTTCTGCTCCTGTTGCGTCCCCCGTGAAAAATCATCACGGTGTCCATTCTATCAATGGTAAGCGTATTAGTGATTCTAGGCTCTCACTAGCGCAACTAGCAGTCGTTTTAAACCTCGGGGGAAAAATCGAAGAGACctccaaaagagaaaagcAGATTCTAGCCATTCTTAGAGACGAATTGCAATTCCCCCTAGGCGAAAAGACCTGGATTCGTGATACCCCAGTAAATGTGAGAGAGAGATTGATGGACGAACTATACGTCCGTGTTCAGGAACGTTTTAATTATGGCTATAGCCAGGATACACTAAGTGTCGTGGTCAGAAGAGCTAGTTATTACCTTATGCAAGGACGCTTGAGAAGGGAGAGAAGACTCTACCGCAAAAAAAACTGTGAAGGTACTACGCTTCCCGGCACTTGCAGTGAAAGTCGATCTTCCTCGCGTCCTCCTGGTTCCAGCCCCGAAAAGGCCATAAATCTTACCCATTAG